Proteins encoded by one window of Nasonia vitripennis strain AsymCx chromosome 5, Nvit_psr_1.1, whole genome shotgun sequence:
- the LOC116417763 gene encoding uncharacterized protein LOC116417763 isoform X2 yields the protein MLIDTQQKDNVEDIKQEEDNAHEPAQESDEDEQESKKQADAEVDKKANESEKQGHVGAGVHNFLSALDAVSEEDDMSQAAHDDTGPSNKPTEQSAGSNSDIESNVDHNENSRKKKKWTVPKKNNGTLIFPITPSKEFQSHLVKVKKIQQSNVNIEKLKLSISDRKNESTDRGSTASSARDNVNLKNPAPITSASTIINDDVQAPKGNNEGDKQDYATLGVGGFSSALDVLSNDPNLSKNQSTFSDVNDGQEVDFQKMSKEKIIQVDTPSINVKSSRQDQI from the exons ATACACAACAAAAGGATAATGTAGAAGATATCAAACAGGAGGAAGATAATGCACATGAACCCGCACAGGAATCTGACGAAGATGAACAAGAGTCAAAGAAACAAG CAGATGCTGAAGTAGATAAAAAAGCTAATGAAAGCGAGAAGCAAGGGCATGTTGGAGCAGGAGTTCATAATTTCTTATCGGCATTAGACGCCGTAAGTGAAGAAGACGACATGTCACAAGCTGCACATGATGATACTGGACCTTCCAATAAACCTACAGAGCAGTCGGCAGGATCAAATTCCGACATAGAGAGTAATGTCGATCATAATGAAAAtagcaggaaaaaaaagaaatggacagtaccgaaaaaaaataatg GTACTCTAATTTTCCCGATAACACCATCAAAAGAGTTTCAATCCCATCTAGTCAAAGTTAAAAAGATTCAGCAGAGTAATGTAAatatcgaaaaattaaaattaagcaTCTCTGACCGGAAGAACGAGAGTACAGATAGAGGCTCTACGGCCAGTTCGGCAAGAGACAATGTAAATCTCAAAAATCCTGCACCGATTACATCTGCAAGTACTATTATTA ATGATGATGTGCAAGCACCTAAAGGAAATAATGAAGGCGATAAGCAAGATTATGCTACACTTGGAGTCGGTGGCTTCTCATCGGCACTAGACGTCTTAAGTAACGATCCGAATTTGTCGAAAAATCAATCGACGTTCAGCGATGTTAATGATGGGCAGGAAGTAGATTTTCAGAAGATGAGCAAAGAAAAG ATTATTCAAG
- the LOC116417763 gene encoding uncharacterized protein LOC116417763 isoform X4: MLIDTQQKDNVEDIKQEEDNAHEPAQESDEDEQESKKQDAEVDKKANESEKQGHVGAGVHNFLSALDAVSEEDDMSQAAHDDTGPSNKPTEQSAGSNSDIESNVDHNENSRKKKKWTVPKKNNGTLIFPITPSKEFQSHLVKVKKIQQSNVNIEKLKLSISDRKNESTDRGSTASSARDNVNLKNPAPITSASTIINDDVQAPKGNNEGDKQDYATLGVGGFSSALDVLSNDPNLSKNQSTFSDVNDGQEVDFQKMSKEKIIQVDTPSINVKSSRQDQI, translated from the exons ATACACAACAAAAGGATAATGTAGAAGATATCAAACAGGAGGAAGATAATGCACATGAACCCGCACAGGAATCTGACGAAGATGAACAAGAGTCAAAGAAACAAG ATGCTGAAGTAGATAAAAAAGCTAATGAAAGCGAGAAGCAAGGGCATGTTGGAGCAGGAGTTCATAATTTCTTATCGGCATTAGACGCCGTAAGTGAAGAAGACGACATGTCACAAGCTGCACATGATGATACTGGACCTTCCAATAAACCTACAGAGCAGTCGGCAGGATCAAATTCCGACATAGAGAGTAATGTCGATCATAATGAAAAtagcaggaaaaaaaagaaatggacagtaccgaaaaaaaataatg GTACTCTAATTTTCCCGATAACACCATCAAAAGAGTTTCAATCCCATCTAGTCAAAGTTAAAAAGATTCAGCAGAGTAATGTAAatatcgaaaaattaaaattaagcaTCTCTGACCGGAAGAACGAGAGTACAGATAGAGGCTCTACGGCCAGTTCGGCAAGAGACAATGTAAATCTCAAAAATCCTGCACCGATTACATCTGCAAGTACTATTATTA ATGATGATGTGCAAGCACCTAAAGGAAATAATGAAGGCGATAAGCAAGATTATGCTACACTTGGAGTCGGTGGCTTCTCATCGGCACTAGACGTCTTAAGTAACGATCCGAATTTGTCGAAAAATCAATCGACGTTCAGCGATGTTAATGATGGGCAGGAAGTAGATTTTCAGAAGATGAGCAAAGAAAAG ATTATTCAAG
- the LOC116417763 gene encoding uncharacterized protein LOC116417763 isoform X1 yields MLIDTQQKDNVEDIKQEEDNAHEPAQESDEDEQESKKQADAEVDKKANESEKQGHVGAGVHNFLSALDAVSEEDDMSQAAHDDTGPSNKPTEQSAGSNSDIESNVDHNENSRKKKKWTVPKKNNAGTLIFPITPSKEFQSHLVKVKKIQQSNVNIEKLKLSISDRKNESTDRGSTASSARDNVNLKNPAPITSASTIINDDVQAPKGNNEGDKQDYATLGVGGFSSALDVLSNDPNLSKNQSTFSDVNDGQEVDFQKMSKEKIIQVDTPSINVKSSRQDQI; encoded by the exons ATACACAACAAAAGGATAATGTAGAAGATATCAAACAGGAGGAAGATAATGCACATGAACCCGCACAGGAATCTGACGAAGATGAACAAGAGTCAAAGAAACAAG CAGATGCTGAAGTAGATAAAAAAGCTAATGAAAGCGAGAAGCAAGGGCATGTTGGAGCAGGAGTTCATAATTTCTTATCGGCATTAGACGCCGTAAGTGAAGAAGACGACATGTCACAAGCTGCACATGATGATACTGGACCTTCCAATAAACCTACAGAGCAGTCGGCAGGATCAAATTCCGACATAGAGAGTAATGTCGATCATAATGAAAAtagcaggaaaaaaaagaaatggacagtaccgaaaaaaaataatg CAGGTACTCTAATTTTCCCGATAACACCATCAAAAGAGTTTCAATCCCATCTAGTCAAAGTTAAAAAGATTCAGCAGAGTAATGTAAatatcgaaaaattaaaattaagcaTCTCTGACCGGAAGAACGAGAGTACAGATAGAGGCTCTACGGCCAGTTCGGCAAGAGACAATGTAAATCTCAAAAATCCTGCACCGATTACATCTGCAAGTACTATTATTA ATGATGATGTGCAAGCACCTAAAGGAAATAATGAAGGCGATAAGCAAGATTATGCTACACTTGGAGTCGGTGGCTTCTCATCGGCACTAGACGTCTTAAGTAACGATCCGAATTTGTCGAAAAATCAATCGACGTTCAGCGATGTTAATGATGGGCAGGAAGTAGATTTTCAGAAGATGAGCAAAGAAAAG ATTATTCAAG
- the LOC116417763 gene encoding uncharacterized protein LOC116417763 isoform X3: protein MLIDTQQKDNVEDIKQEEDNAHEPAQESDEDEQESKKQDAEVDKKANESEKQGHVGAGVHNFLSALDAVSEEDDMSQAAHDDTGPSNKPTEQSAGSNSDIESNVDHNENSRKKKKWTVPKKNNAGTLIFPITPSKEFQSHLVKVKKIQQSNVNIEKLKLSISDRKNESTDRGSTASSARDNVNLKNPAPITSASTIINDDVQAPKGNNEGDKQDYATLGVGGFSSALDVLSNDPNLSKNQSTFSDVNDGQEVDFQKMSKEKIIQVDTPSINVKSSRQDQI from the exons ATACACAACAAAAGGATAATGTAGAAGATATCAAACAGGAGGAAGATAATGCACATGAACCCGCACAGGAATCTGACGAAGATGAACAAGAGTCAAAGAAACAAG ATGCTGAAGTAGATAAAAAAGCTAATGAAAGCGAGAAGCAAGGGCATGTTGGAGCAGGAGTTCATAATTTCTTATCGGCATTAGACGCCGTAAGTGAAGAAGACGACATGTCACAAGCTGCACATGATGATACTGGACCTTCCAATAAACCTACAGAGCAGTCGGCAGGATCAAATTCCGACATAGAGAGTAATGTCGATCATAATGAAAAtagcaggaaaaaaaagaaatggacagtaccgaaaaaaaataatg CAGGTACTCTAATTTTCCCGATAACACCATCAAAAGAGTTTCAATCCCATCTAGTCAAAGTTAAAAAGATTCAGCAGAGTAATGTAAatatcgaaaaattaaaattaagcaTCTCTGACCGGAAGAACGAGAGTACAGATAGAGGCTCTACGGCCAGTTCGGCAAGAGACAATGTAAATCTCAAAAATCCTGCACCGATTACATCTGCAAGTACTATTATTA ATGATGATGTGCAAGCACCTAAAGGAAATAATGAAGGCGATAAGCAAGATTATGCTACACTTGGAGTCGGTGGCTTCTCATCGGCACTAGACGTCTTAAGTAACGATCCGAATTTGTCGAAAAATCAATCGACGTTCAGCGATGTTAATGATGGGCAGGAAGTAGATTTTCAGAAGATGAGCAAAGAAAAG ATTATTCAAG